A single genomic interval of Syntrophobotulus glycolicus DSM 8271 harbors:
- a CDS encoding chemotaxis protein CheW, with amino-acid sequence MDEEQLVTFSLGTEEFGVDIMKVQEIIRIPSITRVPKAPEYIEGVINLRGIVIPVVNLRIRFGMPTAEESDLGRIVVLQVEGKVFGVRVDGVTEVLRLNSESIEPPPPVALGMDASFIRGVGKIGERLLILLNIEQIMGGEVLDEQTA; translated from the coding sequence ATGGACGAAGAACAGCTGGTCACATTTTCGCTGGGGACCGAGGAATTTGGCGTCGATATCATGAAGGTACAGGAAATCATCAGGATTCCTTCGATTACCAGAGTGCCGAAGGCTCCGGAATATATTGAAGGAGTAATCAATTTGCGCGGAATCGTGATTCCCGTTGTCAACCTGCGGATCAGATTTGGCATGCCGACGGCTGAAGAAAGTGATCTCGGCAGAATTGTCGTGTTGCAGGTTGAGGGGAAAGTCTTCGGAGTGCGGGTAGATGGTGTCACCGAGGTGCTCAGATTAAACAGTGAATCCATTGAACCGCCGCCGCCGGTCGCCCTGGGGATGGATGCGTCCTTTATCCGCGGAGTGGGGAAAATCGGGGAAAGGCTGCTGATCCTGCTGAATATTGAACAGATTATGGGCGGTGAAGTATTAGATGAGCAAACCGCTTAA